The Solanum pennellii chromosome 11, SPENNV200 genome contains a region encoding:
- the LOC107003945 gene encoding uncharacterized protein LOC107003945 yields the protein MVESCLKTGRIVSQTAIKATTQAIQGGSTSFGNRKRKEEVISLASGSRGAQRKSNCPYTSVRRQLSYPQHYYPYAPQYPVSPSPYTVLNAQSYVHPPNRPHFRAPSQGNFRPQRPPYQVPYNSPLMQNYAQDKAQRKKFTPLGESYSSLFQKLRKIGAIECIPPYCLNPNAPGFQANERCEYHSGAPGHNTDNCWTLKGEIEKLIEHGVVVVTDDQNTPNVTNNPLPAENNLVGMVCDDQKYKLLSKMGKLFRKIGEKDKSMKSLGPVASLSVEGVNLDTKVLCVPGVPKGIEVRAAMPNGLTKLKEPIFVKPVQQLPVIDSKAVPWNYNKTAVVYGKEIVEEVDEAGGLTRSGRCYSPEELRKGKMTENIQVPLKKAVTEEENVEFLKKHNVPEYSVVEQLKKTPAQILLLSLLLYSEEHHFALNKVLNEAHVPKETTVNQLENMTKRVFESNAITFTNDELPKKGAGHNKALHLTVTCEGYYVMRVMIDGGSGVDIYPLSTLQSLKVNTDRIRPSNVFMRAYDGSRRDTIGEIKLNMTVGPVVFMIVFQVMDMERSDNFLLGRPWIHMARAVPSTLHQVVKFEYNNQGISVHGEDDSPIYRDPSVPYIEAKEGCDSVVYKSFEVVSVDRFK from the exons ATGGTCGAAAGTTGTCTCAAAACAGGAAGGATCGTGAGCCAGACAGCAATCAAAGCTACCACACAGGCCATTCAAGGTGGTTCAACAAGTTTTGGAAATCGTAAAAGGAAAGAGGAAGTTATTTCACTGGCATCAGGGTCAAGGGGAGCTCAGAGAAAGTCTAATTGCCCTTACACATCAGTTCGGAGACAACTTAGCTATCCTCAACATTACTACCCTTATGCCCCTCAATATCCAGTATCTCCATCTCCGTACACGGTCTTAAATGCTCAGTCATATGTACATCCTCCCAATCGCCCACATTTTCGGGCCCCATCTCAAGGAAACTTTCGTCCACAACGGCCACCGTATCAGGTCCCTTACAACTCTCCTCTTATGCAGAATTATGCTCAAGATAAAGCACAGAGAAAGAAATTCACTCCATTAGGAGAGTCGTACTCCAGCTTGTTTCAAAAGTTAAGAAAGATAGGAGCAATTGAGTGTATCCCACCATATTGTCTGAATCCAAATGCTCCAGGTTTCCAAGCCAATGAAAGATGTGAATACCATTCAGGAGCCCCAGGACACAACACTGATAATTGTTGGACCTTGAAGGGAGAAATAGAGAAGCTGATCGAGCATGGAGTTGTTGTTGTGACAGATGATCAAAACACTCCCAATGTGACCAATAACCCACTTCCAGCTGAAAACAACTTAGTGGGTATGGTTTGTGATGACCAAAAGTACAAACTCCTCAGCAAAATGGGAAAGTTGTTTAGGAAGATCGGAGAAAAAGACAAGTCAATGAAGAGTTTAGGACCAGTTGCATCTCTGAGTGTGGAAGGTGTCAATCTTGACACCAAAGTCTTGTGCGTCCCGGGGGTTCCAAAGGGGATTGAAGTTCGAGCAGCTATGCCAAA TGGCTTGACCAAGTTGAAAGAGCCTATTTTTGTTAAGCCCGTTCAACAACTTCCAGTAATTGATTCAAAGGCTGTCCCTTGGAACTATAACAAAACCGCAGTAGTTTATGGAAAGGAGATTGTCGAAGAAGTTGATGAAGCGGGGGGTTTGACACGCTCTGGAAGATGTTATTCTCCAGAAGaattaagaaaaggaaagatGACTGAAAATATCCAAGTACCACTAAAGAAAGCAGTTACTGAAGAAGAAAATGTAGAATTTCTAAAAAAGCATAACGTTCCAGAATACTCTGTCGTGGAACAATTGAAGAAGACGCCTGCACAGATTTTACTGTTGTCTCTACTTTTGTACTCAGAAGAACATCATTTTGCGTTGAATAAGGTTTTGAATGAAGCACATGTGCCAAAAGAGACCACAGTAAATCAGTTGGAGAATATGACCAAACGCGTCTTCGAGTCAAACGCCATCACTTTCACTAATGATGAGTTACCCAAGAAGGGAGCTGGACACAACAAAGCTTTGCATCTCACAGTGACATGTGAAGGTTACTATGTAATGAGGGTCATGATAGATGGAGGGTCAGGGGTAGACATATATCCTCTTTCTACGCTGCAAAGCTTGAAAGTTAACACTGACAGAATTCGCCCCAGTAATGTATTTATGCGAGCTTATGACGGCTCAAGGAGGGATACCATTGGTGAAATCAAGTTAAACATGACAGTTGGGCCAGTAGTCTTTATGATTGTGTTCCAAGTAATGGATATGGAAAGATCTGATAATTTTCTACTAGGGAGGCCATGGATCCACATGGCTCGAGCCGTCCCATCAACTCTACATCAAGTTGTCAAGTTTGAATACAACAATCAGGGAATCAGTGTTCATGGGGAAGATGATTCACCTATTTATAGAGATCCATCCGTCCCATACATTGAGGCAAAGGAAGGATGTGATTCTGTTGTTTACAAGTCTTTTGAGGTTGTATCAGTCGATCGTTTTAAATAA